The genomic segment GTTGAGACCGTTGGCATACCGTGTGCTATCCAAGAAGTTTGGACTGAATATCAAATCTGATGGGTTGGCAGAGTTAGCAGAGTTTATTGGAAACGCTTTTGGAATGGAGTGGAAGAAAAGTTCGGAAACTGTCCTTTTTTTAGAGCAATTCGCTACCGTCTGGAAGCAACAAGAACGAGGTTTGTTCATTGACTCTACTGGTACAAAAAGTGTAATCTCTGAGATTAAAGAAAGAAGTAAAAGTAGGATAAAAGTTAGAGATGAGCCTGATCTGGGGCCTGCACAAGAACCGAAGAAGGCAAAAACTttggataattttttgttgaaaAATGTTCTTCAACAAAAGAATGTGGAAGTAACAAAGCAAGAAACAGATTCGGAAGATATCCCAATGGATGATGGGATTGAAATAATTAGTGAGCACACTTCTCTGTCTAACAATGGTACGGGAATTGAAATGTCAGATGGAATCGAAACGTCAGATGGAATTgtaataaaagaagaagaagttcaAGATATCACTGATGTGGACCctatttcaaattattcaatCCCTCAAATTGAACCCATTGAACAAATCGAAGCGGAAGAGGTGACTGAGGATGAAATGGAGCAACTAAACTGGAGagattattttaaaattattaatgtaGATGAACAACAAAACTTCTCATATAACCCAAGAAAGTTGCAATTCATATTCAAACCGAGTTTTAAAAAACCACATTCAAATCACAACTCAgagataataaataattcaaatttaaaactaCAATTACCGGATATTCAATCAAAATTAGCAATCTTTTCAACAAGATACTACCTACTTAGAGATAGAATAATGAGAAATGAAGCTTTccaaaataatgattcttTCAATCCTTTATCCTCAATGgtaaatatgaaaaatgccttacaaaataatgataaatcgGAACTAATATCTAACATGTCCCTAACTCCAATCAAAACATTACTTGGTAGAAACGGCCAAAATTTCTTGATTTTAGGTATGCTTCGAGTAAACGCCAAGGGGAATTGGTGTTTAGAAGACCCCTCTGGTGATATTGAAGTTGATCTATCGCAAACACTTCCTACAGCCGGTTTATACTATGTGCCGGGTGCAATCGTATTAACTGAAGGTATATATTATTCAGCAACAAATACATTTCACGTTACATCTATGACACACCCTCCTTGTGAAAGAAGAGATGTTACATTGGAAGCAATTGGTAACATCGATTTATTAGGTATTCATGGAATTTCTACTCCGAATTATATTGCAAAACTGGATGACGATTTAAAAATCAGACTACATTATTTGGAAAAAGATTTTACAGATCATAGGTTCGCTATCATGGGGGGTGATATGTTCTTAAATGAATTACAGACACTATCTGCATTGAGAAAAgttttttcaaaacttAACGAAGATCCACCtattatgattattttaCAAGGTTCTTTCTCAAGCACACCGGTGCATGCATCCACAAATAGTAAAAGCATGAGCATCAGCACTcaatacaaaaataattttgatagtctagcatcattattatctgaATTCGAAGATTTGATTAATTATTCAACTTTCCTTTTTATCCCTGGTGTTAATGATCCCTGGAGTTCCATGGTAACTTTAGGTTCAACAGGTTTATGGCCTCAAAAGCCAATTCCAAATCACTTTACTACAAGAATAAACAGAATATGTAGACATGTAATTTGGGGATCAAATCCAACAAGAATTGCATACCTGTCTCAAGAAATCGTTATAATGAGAGATAATATTTGTGgaagatttaaaagaaatagcGTTCAATTTCGAACAGTAGAGGAAAAAGAAGGTATTAATaagcaattaaaaaaagacaATGAAAAATCACAATTACtggatgatgatgatattcCGATGAAGTCCTTGTCCATAGACCCAAACAAGCTACCAGCCAGGGTACATGAATCTAGGAAAATTGTAAAAACTATTTTAGATCAAGGTCATTTATCACCGTTCACACCTGATATTAGACCAATAGCATGGGGTTTAGACCACTCTTTAACATTATACCCGATTCCATCAACACTAATACTATGTGATCAAACTGCACCACAATTTGAACTTACATATAACGGTTGTAAAGCTTTCAATCCAGGAAAGTTTATAAGTAACAATCGTGCAAGATTCCTAGCTTATACACCATCATTGAAGAAGGTTCAAGAGGAAGAATTGTATTTCTAGATAGATTACGATATAAATTggtaaaaaaaattgaattaatgCATGTTTTTATGAATTATAATATGttatactatatatatatatatatcattagTTGTTCGTAAGAATTTGATTCAAGAACAGCTAATATGGGTACACTTTAAACTCTTTCGTGACACTGCAAGGCATGCAATATGCTGGATCTATTGGGACAAGATCATCGAAGCCCATCAAACTTAAACCAGCTAACCCAAATACAGTATGAAAGACATCTACTTCATTGTCGGGTCTATCACTAATTCCACCTTTAACTTCATCTTGCGATTGCAGAAtaaaatttcttaatttctCATAATTTATCCAatccaattttttgatCACTGCAAGAGAAGACAAAACCCACCAACTGTAACAAACATCTGGTAATTTACTTGGTCTCCCATTTAATCCACCTTCCGGTAGTTGTCTTTCACATAACCACCACCCAATTTCCTCTATTTGATGGTCGCTTAGACGATCTAATTTATTGACAATTGCCAGGGCCCCAAGGCAGGTAAAAACTTGAGCTGAATGACTTTCAGCACCTGGGCACGATCCAAACCCACCATCAAAATTATAACATTTTAAAATGAAATCAACAGCAGGATCTACTACATCAGAGCTTAGCTCCCCTAGTATAGATAATGAACTCAATGCATTGTATGAAAACCTTGTATCGACTTCTCCAAATCTATCACCTTGGAAAGAACCATCAGGAAGTTGATTGCCtttgatgaatttaataCATTTTTCTCGTCTTATTACTGTCAACGCATCTAACGAATTGTATGTAGCAAGAATTTGAAGACCTGATAAAGTTGAAAGTAAATGTCCATCATGTTTTGGGAATGGAGCAAAACCACCGTACTGGTCATCAAAACAGCttaaaacaaatttaataacatcTTCCCTTTTAAATGTATCCTTGGCATTTAAAAGAGATAGAGCAGTCAACCCCCAATAAACACCGTTCAATCTTAGGTGCTCACTTAACCAATATTCAAAATCGGACTGTTTCTTATCTAGGGAGTCAATATATTGGATATGTTTTTCTTTAtgtaattttaattctgATGGCATTGCTTATGGATATCTATCTTAGCCAAGTTGATGGTACCTTTACTAAgacaattatttataattggtagaataatatttacttttatgATTAACTGAACCATTTTATCAGTATTTTTAAGTTGTGGAACTTCAAAAAGCGTAAATTTGAAAAGCATCGAAACTTTTGATGGATACctatttaattaatatacaTAAAAAGTGTTGACAGATTCTATAGAATTAACTGATAATGATACATTCTGAATTAACAACGGTGTTAAAATAAGTGATGAACCAATAAGTTATAGAAATAACCCTGTGCAAAGAAAATATGGAAGAGAAGAAAGGTATTCTATTGGAAGATTTAGAAATTGATTTGGACCACATCCCAATATCAAATCAAGATAAAACAAGCATAAATGACAAGCtaagtaaaataaaaattcaaagacATGGTAGAATTTTTGACATACCAACTGATGATATACAAATTAtggaaatattaaaaagattaGGTGTTGAGGGAACATTACCAAATGAAAATGCTAGACTTAGAAGAGAGAGATTAATTGGAATTATATCCGATGATTTGACATTGTTCAAGAAGTTTGAGGGGCATATGAAGGAATTAGATACAACTAACGC from the Tetrapisispora phaffii CBS 4417 chromosome 9, complete genome genome contains:
- the DPB2 gene encoding DNA polymerase epsilon noncatalytic subunit (similar to Saccharomyces cerevisiae DPB2 (YPR175W); ancestral locus Anc_7.532), yielding MFSSGNVLPVKIQPPLLRPLAYRVLSKKFGLNIKSDGLAELAEFIGNAFGMEWKKSSETVLFLEQFATVWKQQERGLFIDSTGTKSVISEIKERSKSRIKVRDEPDLGPAQEPKKAKTLDNFLLKNVLQQKNVEVTKQETDSEDIPMDDGIEIISEHTSLSNNGTGIEMSDGIETSDGIVIKEEEVQDITDVDPISNYSIPQIEPIEQIEAEEVTEDEMEQLNWRDYFKIINVDEQQNFSYNPRKLQFIFKPSFKKPHSNHNSEIINNSNLKLQLPDIQSKLAIFSTRYYLLRDRIMRNEAFQNNDSFNPLSSMVNMKNALQNNDKSELISNMSLTPIKTLLGRNGQNFLILGMLRVNAKGNWCLEDPSGDIEVDLSQTLPTAGLYYVPGAIVLTEGIYYSATNTFHVTSMTHPPCERRDVTLEAIGNIDLLGIHGISTPNYIAKLDDDLKIRLHYLEKDFTDHRFAIMGGDMFLNELQTLSALRKVFSKLNEDPPIMIILQGSFSSTPVHASTNSKSMSISTQYKNNFDSLASLLSEFEDLINYSTFLFIPGVNDPWSSMVTLGSTGLWPQKPIPNHFTTRINRICRHVIWGSNPTRIAYLSQEIVIMRDNICGRFKRNSVQFRTVEEKEGINKQLKKDNEKSQLLDDDDIPMKSLSIDPNKLPARVHESRKIVKTILDQGHLSPFTPDIRPIAWGLDHSLTLYPIPSTLILCDQTAPQFELTYNGCKAFNPGKFISNNRARFLAYTPSLKKVQEEELYF
- the BET2 gene encoding Rab geranylgeranyltransferase BET2 (similar to Saccharomyces cerevisiae BET2 (YPR176C); ancestral locus Anc_7.533); protein product: MPSELKLHKEKHIQYIDSLDKKQSDFEYWLSEHLRLNGVYWGLTALSLLNAKDTFKREDVIKFVLSCFDDQYGGFAPFPKHDGHLLSTLSGLQILATYNSLDALTVIRREKCIKFIKGNQLPDGSFQGDRFGEVDTRFSYNALSSLSILGELSSDVVDPAVDFILKCYNFDGGFGSCPGAESHSAQVFTCLGALAIVNKLDRLSDHQIEEIGWWLCERQLPEGGLNGRPSKLPDVCYSWWVLSSLAVIKKLDWINYEKLRNFILQSQDEVKGGISDRPDNEVDVFHTVFGLAGLSLMGFDDLVPIDPAYCMPCSVTKEFKVYPY